One window from the genome of Alphaproteobacteria bacterium encodes:
- a CDS encoding bacteriohemerythrin — MQEIQVVNVARGIYWIEVEGADLRVLCGAPADSVKHLMKRGVIRPIEKDGVAFESGPNVILLSDLPLQNGHFCNLAEFPVLQMLYRQGMILPDHPGNTGVKPLIIGNREQVDAQMNYIYRGNYGLVSEQEIHQAGTTLETAQAMMRMKRRFAFGKIRGADELLDTLAIENEPVAIRGGVTVRRQRLNVYEFTYDGERVEIDLNLKPGEEYESPYPLGFHSVRREYFAIVHTGDGDGWDIDRPAQASLLMFQGRIYLIDAGPNIAASLLALGISISEIEGIFHTHSHDDHFAGITALIRAGHRIKYFTTPLVRASVSKKLSVLLSLDEGDLSDFFDIHDLEFDRWNLIDGLEVKPVFSPHPVETNIFHFRALGNDGYRSYAHLADISGFSVLDGMASDDPEDDGIAERLVEWTKQQYKVPADVKKIDAGGGLIHGEAEDFRDDTSAKIILAHRSTELTTREKEIGSGAPFGTTDLLIPTFQEYAWKNAFEFARSYFPSIEHHQTRMLLNNPVIRFNPETIIIREGERTESLYLVLTGAVESLRADSDVRNLLSAGALLGETSFLASRPTSRTYRTASFVQALKITGQQYLEFIRNNDLFEELSKARQLQAAIANTDLFGESVSPTTLNLIVRRMASRGFAVGETLSLASNTELHLVSKGCFERRVGDNIYETLGPGDFFGEENAVFATPSVFTVRAMEDSETHTIAGDLVGGIPVVRWKLVESFERRRSLILDSSLSGLQLVDWQDAYRISVQTMDSQHRRLFELAGSVLSTMNGRAKLVDTAGAFDRLIEFARHHFREEEALLEQYEYSDLEVHGRQHEKLIAEITDMRLTLEDGNGMNNQRFRDFFGEWLINHILSEDMKYGPFLNSRGVY; from the coding sequence ATGCAAGAGATCCAAGTCGTCAATGTGGCGCGGGGAATCTACTGGATCGAAGTGGAGGGCGCCGATCTGCGCGTGCTCTGCGGGGCGCCGGCGGACAGCGTCAAGCACCTGATGAAGCGCGGTGTCATCAGGCCCATCGAAAAGGACGGCGTGGCCTTCGAATCGGGGCCCAACGTGATCCTGCTCTCGGATCTGCCGCTGCAGAACGGGCACTTCTGCAACCTGGCAGAATTTCCCGTGCTGCAGATGCTTTACCGCCAAGGCATGATCCTGCCCGACCACCCCGGCAACACCGGCGTCAAGCCGCTGATCATCGGCAATCGCGAACAGGTCGATGCCCAGATGAACTACATCTACCGGGGCAACTACGGCCTGGTGTCCGAGCAGGAAATCCACCAGGCCGGCACGACCCTGGAAACCGCCCAGGCCATGATGCGCATGAAGCGCCGCTTCGCCTTCGGCAAGATCAGGGGTGCCGACGAGCTCTTGGACACCCTGGCCATCGAAAACGAGCCCGTGGCCATCCGCGGCGGCGTCACCGTGCGGCGCCAAAGGCTCAACGTCTACGAATTCACTTACGACGGCGAGCGGGTCGAGATCGACCTCAATCTCAAGCCGGGTGAGGAATACGAATCGCCCTATCCGCTGGGCTTCCATTCCGTGCGGCGCGAATATTTTGCTATCGTTCACACCGGTGACGGTGACGGCTGGGATATCGACCGGCCGGCCCAGGCCAGCCTGCTCATGTTTCAGGGCCGCATCTACCTGATCGATGCCGGCCCCAACATCGCCGCCAGCCTGCTGGCGCTGGGTATCAGCATCAGCGAGATCGAGGGCATCTTCCACACCCATTCCCACGACGACCATTTTGCCGGCATCACGGCGCTGATCCGGGCCGGCCACCGCATCAAATATTTCACCACACCCCTGGTGCGGGCCTCGGTCTCGAAGAAGCTCTCGGTGCTGCTGTCATTGGACGAGGGGGATCTCTCGGACTTCTTCGACATCCACGATCTCGAATTCGACCGCTGGAACCTGATCGACGGGCTGGAGGTCAAGCCGGTATTCTCGCCCCACCCCGTGGAAACCAACATCTTCCACTTTCGGGCGCTCGGCAACGACGGCTATCGCAGCTATGCCCATCTCGCCGACATCTCGGGCTTCAGCGTGCTCGACGGCATGGCCAGCGACGATCCCGAGGACGACGGCATCGCCGAGCGCCTGGTCGAGTGGACCAAACAGCAATACAAGGTGCCGGCCGACGTCAAGAAAATCGATGCCGGTGGCGGCCTGATCCACGGCGAGGCCGAAGATTTCCGCGACGATACCTCGGCCAAGATCATCCTGGCGCATCGCTCCACCGAGCTGACGACGCGGGAGAAGGAGATTGGTTCGGGTGCCCCCTTTGGCACCACGGACTTGTTGATCCCCACCTTCCAGGAATACGCCTGGAAGAACGCCTTCGAGTTCGCGCGCTCCTACTTCCCATCGATCGAGCACCACCAGACGCGCATGCTGCTCAACAACCCGGTGATCCGTTTCAATCCCGAAACCATCATTATCCGCGAGGGCGAGCGCACCGAGTCGCTCTATCTCGTGCTCACCGGCGCCGTCGAATCCCTGCGCGCCGACAGCGATGTGCGCAACCTTCTGTCGGCCGGTGCGCTGCTTGGCGAAACCAGTTTTCTGGCCAGCCGGCCGACCAGCCGCACCTACCGTACCGCCAGCTTCGTCCAGGCCCTGAAGATCACCGGCCAGCAGTACCTGGAATTCATCAGGAACAACGATCTCTTCGAGGAGCTGAGCAAGGCCCGCCAGTTGCAGGCCGCGATCGCCAACACCGATCTCTTTGGCGAAAGCGTTTCGCCGACCACGCTGAATCTGATCGTGCGGCGCATGGCGAGCCGCGGATTCGCAGTCGGCGAGACATTGTCGTTGGCCAGTAACACCGAGCTTCACCTGGTGTCCAAAGGGTGCTTCGAGCGCCGTGTCGGCGACAACATCTACGAGACCCTGGGACCGGGTGATTTTTTCGGCGAGGAGAACGCCGTCTTCGCCACGCCTAGCGTTTTCACCGTTCGCGCCATGGAGGATTCCGAGACCCACACCATCGCCGGCGATCTGGTTGGCGGCATACCGGTGGTGCGCTGGAAGCTGGTGGAATCCTTCGAACGCCGCCGCAGCCTGATCCTCGACTCCTCGCTAAGCGGCCTACAACTGGTTGACTGGCAGGACGCCTACCGCATCTCGGTGCAGACCATGGACAGCCAACACCGCCGCTTGTTCGAGCTGGCCGGGTCGGTGCTCAGCACCATGAACGGCAGAGCCAAGCTGGTCGACACGGCCGGTGCCTTCGATCGCCTGATCGAGTTTGCCCGCCACCATTTTCGCGAGGAGGAGGCGTTACTCGAGCAGTATGAATACAGCGACCTGGAGGTCCACGGTCGCCAGCACGAAAAGCTCATCGCCGAGATCACCGACATGCGCCTGACCTTGGAAGACGGTAACGGCATGAACAACCAACGCTTCCGCGATTTTTTCGGCGAATGGCTGATCAACCACATCCTCTCCGAGGACATGAAATACGGCCCCTTCCTCAACAGCCGCGGCGTCTACTGA
- a CDS encoding FAD-dependent oxidoreductase, which produces MSVLPPPSRGFDLTVPLAVIGAGACGSVAALAAREAGAEVLVLERDALPAGSTALSSGMIPASGTHWQRAAGVEDGVDILVADIQAKTGHQAEAVIVEAVCRESAPAVEWLAERHAVPIELVGGFLYPGHSRLRMHAPPSRTGAELMGGLSRALAAAGVDVITEAQVSDLFAAPDGRIRGLRFRRPDGSHEDLGCQALVLACCGFAGSPELVSRHIPEMRRAKIFGHEGNQGDAVKWGEALGAELRHMGAYQGHGSIAEPHAILISWALMMQGGIQVNAQGRRFSNEHEGYSEQAVRVLAQDGGLAWNIYDQRLHELGLDFDDYRGAQAAGALRQGATAAALAQSCGLPAAALEETLGQAADLAAGEGSDSFGRDFTAAPALAPPYFAVKVTGALLHTQGGLRVDAEARVLRPDASPLPNLFAGGGAACGVSGSAVWGYLSGNGLLSAVALGRIAGRGAAALIGHESTAG; this is translated from the coding sequence ATGAGCGTTTTGCCGCCACCGTCCCGGGGCTTCGATCTGACCGTGCCGCTGGCGGTGATCGGCGCCGGGGCCTGCGGCTCGGTGGCCGCCCTGGCGGCGCGTGAGGCCGGCGCCGAGGTTCTGGTGCTGGAGCGCGACGCTTTGCCGGCCGGCTCGACGGCGCTTTCGTCGGGCATGATCCCGGCCTCCGGTACCCACTGGCAGCGTGCCGCCGGGGTCGAGGACGGCGTCGATATCCTGGTTGCCGACATCCAGGCCAAAACCGGCCACCAGGCCGAGGCCGTCATCGTCGAGGCGGTGTGCCGCGAATCCGCTCCCGCCGTCGAATGGTTGGCGGAGCGCCATGCCGTGCCCATTGAGCTGGTCGGTGGTTTTCTCTATCCCGGCCACAGCCGGCTGCGCATGCACGCACCGCCCTCGCGCACCGGCGCCGAATTGATGGGCGGTCTGAGCCGGGCGCTGGCGGCGGCCGGCGTCGACGTGATTACCGAGGCCCAGGTCAGCGATCTTTTCGCGGCGCCCGACGGCCGCATTCGTGGCCTGCGCTTTCGCCGCCCCGACGGCAGCCACGAGGACCTGGGCTGCCAGGCCCTGGTGCTGGCATGCTGCGGCTTTGCCGGCAGTCCGGAACTGGTTTCGCGCCACATCCCCGAGATGCGCCGGGCCAAGATCTTCGGCCACGAGGGCAACCAGGGCGACGCCGTCAAGTGGGGCGAGGCCCTGGGCGCCGAGCTTCGCCACATGGGCGCCTACCAGGGCCACGGCTCGATCGCCGAGCCCCACGCCATCCTCATCAGCTGGGCCCTGATGATGCAGGGCGGTATCCAGGTCAACGCCCAGGGCCGGCGCTTTTCCAACGAGCACGAGGGCTATTCCGAGCAGGCCGTGCGGGTGCTGGCGCAGGACGGCGGCCTGGCCTGGAATATCTATGACCAGCGCCTGCACGAGCTTGGCTTGGATTTCGACGACTACCGCGGCGCCCAGGCCGCCGGGGCGCTGCGCCAGGGCGCCACGGCGGCGGCGTTGGCCCAAAGCTGCGGCTTGCCGGCGGCGGCGCTCGAGGAGACCCTGGGCCAAGCGGCCGATCTGGCGGCGGGCGAGGGCAGCGATTCTTTCGGCCGCGACTTCACGGCCGCGCCGGCTTTGGCGCCGCCCTACTTCGCCGTCAAGGTGACAGGCGCGCTGCTGCACACCCAGGGCGGCCTGCGTGTCGATGCCGAAGCCCGGGTGCTGCGTCCCGACGCCAGCCCCCTGCCTAACCTGTTTGCCGGCGGCGGTGCCGCCTGCGGCGTCTCCGGTTCGGCGGTTTGGGGCTATCTCTCGGGCAACGGCCTGCTCAGCGCCGTGGCCTTGGGCCGCATCGCCGGCCGCGGTGCCGCGGCCTTGATCGGGCATGAGTCCACAGCAGGCTAG